The Mesorhizobium sp. M3A.F.Ca.ET.080.04.2.1 genome contains the following window.
ATACGCGACGCGTCGGCTCCGACCTTGGCGGCGACATCTTCCAACTGGACGCGATGATCGCAGGCGAGCGCCATCAGCGATGGGATATCGCGCCGGCGCGTGGTCGCCCAATGGATGTGGTTGATCGCGTCGTCCTTGCGCAGCGCCAGATGTCTGCTGCCGTGCTTCAGGAAAAACTGCAGCTCCTCGAAAGTCGGATATTCCGGCGCGCAGAGCAGGCGCGACACGGCGAAGGCGCCGCAGGCATTGGCCCAGGTGGCGGCCGTGGCAAAACTCTCGCCGCCGAGCCAGCCGCGCAGGAAACCGGACATGAAGGCGTCGCCGGCGCCGAGCACATTATAGATCTCGATGGGAAAACCCTTGCCGACGATGCCGTCCTCGAGATCGTCGCTGATCGGGCCGTCATAGACGATGCAGCCCTTGGCGCCGCGCTTCAGCACAATGGTGGCCGAGGACAAGGAGCGGATCGTCTTCAGCGCGCTCAGGCAATCGTCGGCGCCCGAAGCGATCATGACCTCCTCTTCGGTGCCGACGATGAGATCGCAATCCGGCAGCACCGTCTTCAGCTGCGCCGAGACGCGGTCCGACTTGACGTAGCGCTCGAAGCCCTCGGCGTGACCGGCAAGACCCCAGAGGTTCGGACGGTAGTCGATGTCGAACACCACCTTGCCGCCTTTCGCCTTCATGAGGCGGATCGCCTTGCGCTGGGCGGCATCGCAATTGGGGCGCGAGAAATGCGTGCCGGTGACGACGACGGCGCGTGCCGAGGCGATGAACGCCTCGTCGATATCCTCTTCGGACAGCGCCATGTCGGCACAGTCGGAACGGTAGAAGATCATCGGCGAGACGCCTTCGTCCTCGACGGACAGCAGCACAAGCGCCGTCAGCCGCTCCTTGTCCGTCTTCAATCCGTCGACAGAGACGCCTTCACGGCTGAGCTGCTCGCGGATGAAGCGGCCCATCTGCTCGTCGCCGATGCGGGTGAGCAGCGCCGAGCGCAGGCCAAGCCTTGCAGTGCCAACGGAAATATTGGCCGGGCAGCCGCCGACCGACTTGGCGAAAGAGGTGATGTCCTCCAGGCGCGAGCCGATCTGCTGGCCGTAGAGATCGACCGAGGCGCGGCCGATCGTGATGACGTCGAGCGGCGGATGTTTCGCTTCCACGGCTTCGCCCATTCGAACCTCCCATCGGCCTTGCTGTGCAGAGCAGCGCTGTTTTGGGCAGCACGCGCGGACGGCAGCGTGGCGCCGTCAATATGAAATAATAATTCCAATCTGTAGTCAATATGGAATGAGTGTTCCCGGATGGAAAAACGGCGACGGCGATGCCGTTCAAGCCCTGCGTTTGCGGCCGGCGTCGCGACGTTTTTCGCCAACGGCAACGGTCAATGCCATGGCGAGCGCCATCGTCGCCGACAGCGAGCGGAAGCCGCCGAAATCGGCTTCGGCCACTTCGAACCAGACCCGGGCGAATTGGGCAAGCGGCGAGAAAGAGCTGTCCGTGATGGCGACGATCGGCACGCCCTGCTCCGAGATCGAGCGTGTCTCCTCGATGGTCGCCGGTGCGTAAGGCGAGAAGCTGATGGCGATTACCGCGTCGCGCGGCGTGGCGAAGCCGATTATTTCGGCATTGAGGCCAGCCGCGGATTCAACGAGCTGGTTGCGGATCTTGAGCTTGCCCAGCGCGTAGGCGATGTAGGACGCGACCGGGTAGGAACGGCGCTTGGCCAGCACGTAGATGGTCTCGGCCCTGGCTAGCAAGGCAACCGCCTGCTCGAAATGCGCATCGTTCAGCGCACGCGAAATGTCGCTAAGCGAGGTGCTGGCGGCGGCGACGAAGCCGTCGAAGATCGCCCGGTGTCCGGCACCTTCCTCAGCCTTGGCGCGCAGTGCCGCAAGCCGCTCGTCATAAGAGGAATTGCGTTCACGCAAGCGCTCGCGAAACACAAGCTGCAGGCTGGTGAAGCCATCGAAGCCAAGCTGCTGGGCGAAGCGGATCAGCGTCGAGGGCTGGACGCCGGCCGAAGCGGCGATGCTTGCCGCCGTCCCAAAGGCGATGTCGTCGGGATTGTCGAGCGCATAGGCGGCGATCTGCGCGATGCGCTTCGGCAGGCTCGCACGCCGTTCCAGGATCGTCGTGCGCAGCGTTTCGAAATCGCGAGGCACCCGTTCGTCCATCGTCGCTCCG
Protein-coding sequences here:
- the iolC gene encoding 5-dehydro-2-deoxygluconokinase, whose amino-acid sequence is MGEAVEAKHPPLDVITIGRASVDLYGQQIGSRLEDITSFAKSVGGCPANISVGTARLGLRSALLTRIGDEQMGRFIREQLSREGVSVDGLKTDKERLTALVLLSVEDEGVSPMIFYRSDCADMALSEEDIDEAFIASARAVVVTGTHFSRPNCDAAQRKAIRLMKAKGGKVVFDIDYRPNLWGLAGHAEGFERYVKSDRVSAQLKTVLPDCDLIVGTEEEVMIASGADDCLSALKTIRSLSSATIVLKRGAKGCIVYDGPISDDLEDGIVGKGFPIEIYNVLGAGDAFMSGFLRGWLGGESFATAATWANACGAFAVSRLLCAPEYPTFEELQFFLKHGSRHLALRKDDAINHIHWATTRRRDIPSLMALACDHRVQLEDVAAKVGADASRIPDFKVLTVKAAAKVAAGRDGYGMLIDEKYGRDAMFEFARHPFAWLGRPVELPGSRPVRFEFSQDIGSQLIDWPVDHCIKCLCFYHPDDPEALKSEQQQKLRALFEAARKVGRELLVEIIAGKHGKLDDTTIPRALEELYALGIKPDWWKLEPQASAGAWAKIEQVIVRNDPWCRGVVLLGLEAPQDELVAAFAATANAPVVKGFAVGRTIFINAAEQWLAGKMSDDEAVADMASRFEQLTEAWLAARGRKAA
- a CDS encoding MurR/RpiR family transcriptional regulator, which produces MDERVPRDFETLRTTILERRASLPKRIAQIAAYALDNPDDIAFGTAASIAASAGVQPSTLIRFAQQLGFDGFTSLQLVFRERLRERNSSYDERLAALRAKAEEGAGHRAIFDGFVAAASTSLSDISRALNDAHFEQAVALLARAETIYVLAKRRSYPVASYIAYALGKLKIRNQLVESAAGLNAEIIGFATPRDAVIAISFSPYAPATIEETRSISEQGVPIVAITDSSFSPLAQFARVWFEVAEADFGGFRSLSATMALAMALTVAVGEKRRDAGRKRRA